Genomic DNA from Candidatus Saccharibacteria bacterium:
CATTTTCGCGATTCAGGTTCTGAACCTTGCCCAAAAACCCAAACACGTCAGAAACCGAACGGCCAACGCGAATTAGGCTGCGTCCGACCGGGTTAAAAATTTGATCGTGGATAATCCTAAATGGCCACAGAAACCCCAATATGTAAAGCAACATAATTAAGCCCGCAATCGCAGCCGCCACAACCACAGCAGGTGCATTTTTATTTTTCATGCCTTAATCCTATGGCCACGACTAAATCACGGATTTTAGTGCGATTCGAGGCGTCTATGGGCAGTGAATGTAGTCGTACTAACAGGTACGACGAACAAGCCTCGGAATTGGCAACAAAGAAGCCTGCAACATCCATGGTTTAGTAAGGTGCCTTCTCGTACTGGGTGCTCACCAGCACGTCTTTTAGCCTATCAATGTCTTCGAGTACCATGCCCGTACCCCGCACCACGGCGGTCAAAGGGTCTTGGGTAATGTGCACCGGCATTTTGGTTTGTTGTTCGAGCAGCTTATCGAGTCCACGCAGCAGCGCACCGCCACCAGCCAAGTAAATGCCGTGGTCCATAATGTCGGCTATTAGCTCCGGTGGTGTTTCTTCGATGGTGTGCTTAATGGAATCCACAATTGCTCGCACACTACGAGCCAGCGCCATTCGCACTTGGTCGGAATCGATAATCATCTCTTTGGGCAGGCCAGTTACCATGTCGCGACCGCGCAGTGGCGCCTCGAGGGTTTTGTCGAGCTTTAGAGCTGAGCCGATAGTGATCTTAATGTTTTCGGCGGAGCGCTCACCCACCTGCATGTTAAATTTCTCTTTGGCATAGTTAATAATATCTTCGGTTAGCTCGTCACCCGCTATGCGAATGCTACGACTAGCCACAATGCCGCCTAAAGATATCACCGCCACCTCGCTGGTGCCGCCACCAATATCGACAATCATATTGCCAGCGGCGTCGTGCACCTCTAGACCAGCCCCTACTGCCGCCGCCATGGGCTCCTCGATTAAGAAAGCCTGCCTGGCGCCGGCATTGCTGGCGGCATCTTCAACAGCCCGCTTTTCGACCTCGGTAACACCCGAGGGGATGCCAATCACCACACGGGGGCGCGGGAACAGCACAAAGCTCTCACGATGCACCTTTTCGATGAAATATTTAAGCATTTGTTCGGTAATCTCGAAATCACTCACGACACCATCAACGAGTGGACGAGTAGCTACAATATTGGCCGGGGTTTTGCCAACCATGCGTTTAGCCTCGTCACCAATTGCCAAGATCTGCTTGTTCTTTTTGTTAATGGCCACAACTGAAGGTTCGTTAATTAAAATGCCCTTGCCACGCACGTACACCAAAGTATTGGCAGTGCCAAGGTCAATGCCAATGTCGTGGCTGAATCTGCCAAGCAAAGAGTTGATCATGCGCATCCACCCCCAAGTTTCAGTGCGCATAATTCAAAAATATCCAAATTGTTTTTCTGCCAACGTTGGATCATGTAATTATAGTGTAACAAGCTACAAGGGCTGGTACTAGATAAAATCAGGTTTAAATTGCGTAGAAATGAAGAAGGGGCCCGAAGACCAGTGGTCGCGATGATCTCGCGAACCCCTTCTTCAGACCCCTGTGGGGACTGTCCCGTGCTACTAGTCCGACCAGACTTCCGGTGCGCTGTGCCGGGTTTGCCGGGCGCCATGCCAGTCGGTCTCGAGCAGAACCCGATTGCTGGCCAAGTTCCACTCCAGACGAGGAACCCCCACCCATGTGCCGTCTGGCAGGCAGAGCTCATAGCCAGCCATCTCGACGTAGGGCAGACGCTTGCCATCCTGCTGCTGAAGCAGCTTGGGGTGGTAGGCGTAGGCCGCCAAGACCTCAGCGTGGGCCAAGTTCCTGGACTTCTTCTCGGATCGCTGACAGATGTTGCCAACCATCCGACCTTTCGAGGGCTCCCAGTTCGCCAACAGATCGATGTGGACCAGGTGGATGCCCCGCTCGTAGTTGCACGCAGAGGAGTTGAGACGGAGATGATCCGCATCGGCGCACATACGTTCGGCACGAGTGTTGTCATGATCAACGCGGATCACTCGCCACCACGTCTCGAAGGTGGCATCGGGCGAGCCGAGGTCGACATAGAGCAGCAACAGGTCGTCGATCTGTTGCGCATGCTCCAGATCGTCCTCACTGAAGACACGCTCGAAGTCCTCGTCGCTGAGGGCGTAGTTCCAATACCCGGCGTTGTATTCACGCAGGAGCGCCATCTGCTCATGGATTGTCAACAGCTGAGCGTTGTAGCGGTCATACAGGCCCTCAACCGAGAACTTGCCGTCCACCAGAGCTTGCAGCCCCGCGATTGCCTCGTCAGCTGGACGCTTGCCACTCTTGACGAATTCGAAGAGGCGGTTGTACACCACCCCCAGGTCGCCGAGCTCCTGTCGTGTAGCTCTCTTGGCCATCTTAATGGCCTCCTTTGCCGGTGTTCATCCACGCTTACACTGTGTCGTGCATCGTGGTCTCAAGCCTCAGCTTGAGAGCGGCGCTTTATAGTTAAAAACGTTAACCACCATGCTTCTGTCAAGGTCTTGTTATCTGATCCAACCGGCAAGCAAAGCAAAAGCCAGCAAGTTGTTGAGCATGTGCAAAAATATGCCAGGAACAATGCTTTTGAGCCGCATATACATTAAACTCAAGAACATACCCAGCAAGAAAGTATAAATAATTACATTGGGCTGAAAGTGCAAAACAGCAAACAATATGCTGCTACCAGCCGCCCCAATTAACCAACCCCAGCGGCGCACCAAGGTTGGCAAAATCACCCCCCGAAAGTATATCTCCTCGACTATAGGCACGATTACTACGGTCGAGGTAAAACTAAATGCTAGTCCTGCCCCTGACTTGCCAAATTCAAAGCCCACAGCCTGAGGTGCATCGGCATTAAAGCTTGGCCAAAGCACTTTTATAGCCACATAGCTGATTGCCACTAAAACGACTGTTAATATGTAGAACAATACAACATATCCGGCCGAGTTCAGTGGCTTAAACTTACGCAAGCCAAAGTCAACTAGCTTAAGCCCGTATTTTTGCTTTAACATGAGCAAAACCAGGAATTCGATGGCTACGGTAATCAGCGTGAGGCTC
This window encodes:
- a CDS encoding CPBP family intramembrane metalloprotease — protein: MLKQSSNMEHTNLFGFLFAVMPLKHLGAFGYNKAMDPLRKDLAIAGVAWRLRDAAKALAMIVALPVGFYIMLIILAKSRLLPGFLSSFFVTDPYWSGVSLTLITVAIEFLVLLMLKQKYGLKLVDFGLRKFKPLNSAGYVVLFYILTVVLVAISYVAIKVLWPSFNADAPQAVGFEFGKSGAGLAFSFTSTVVIVPIVEEIYFRGVILPTLVRRWGWLIGAAGSSILFAVLHFQPNVIIYTFLLGMFLSLMYMRLKSIVPGIFLHMLNNLLAFALLAGWIR
- a CDS encoding rod shape-determining protein — its product is MINSLLGRFSHDIGIDLGTANTLVYVRGKGILINEPSVVAINKKNKQILAIGDEAKRMVGKTPANIVATRPLVDGVVSDFEITEQMLKYFIEKVHRESFVLFPRPRVVIGIPSGVTEVEKRAVEDAASNAGARQAFLIEEPMAAAVGAGLEVHDAAGNMIVDIGGGTSEVAVISLGGIVASRSIRIAGDELTEDIINYAKEKFNMQVGERSAENIKITIGSALKLDKTLEAPLRGRDMVTGLPKEMIIDSDQVRMALARSVRAIVDSIKHTIEETPPELIADIMDHGIYLAGGGALLRGLDKLLEQQTKMPVHITQDPLTAVVRGTGMVLEDIDRLKDVLVSTQYEKAPY